A single Orcinus orca chromosome 2, mOrcOrc1.1, whole genome shotgun sequence DNA region contains:
- the DUT gene encoding deoxyuridine 5'-triphosphate nucleotidohydrolase, mitochondrial isoform X3: MTYLCPRPVLGYHFLPSLLRSVFNGARQARPRTEAAGPSWPEAQVISPSKRARPAEKGGMRLRFVRLSEHATAPTKGSERAAGYDLYSAYDYTVPPMEKALVKTDIQIALPSGCYGRVAPRSGLAAKHFIDVGAGVIDEDYRGNVGVVLFNFGKEKFEVKKGDRIAQLICERIFYPEIEEVQVLDDTERGSGGFGSTGNN, translated from the exons GCTCCGCTCTGTGTTTAACGGCGCGCGCCAGGCAAGACCGAGAACGGAGGCCGCAGGGCCCTCCTGGCCAG AGGCACAAGTCATCTCCCCCAGCAAACGGGCCCGGCCTGCGGAGAAGGGCGGCATGCGGCTCCGCTTTGTCCGGCTTTCGGAGCACGCCACCGCTCCGACCAAGGGGTCCGAGCGCGCCGCGGGCTATGACCTATACAG TGCCTATGATTACACAGTACCACCTATGGAGAAAGCCCTTGTGAAAACAGACATTCAGATAGCTCTTCCTTCTGGGTGCTATGGGAGAGTAG cTCCACGTTCTGGCTTGGCTGCAAAACACTTCATAGATGTAGGag ctggTGTCATAGATGAAGATTATAGAGGAAATGTTGGTGTTGTACTGTTTAATTTTGGCAAAGAAAAGTTCGAAG TCAAAAAGGGTGATCGCATTGCACAGCTCATTTGTGAACGGATATTTTACCCAGAAATAGAGGAAGTTCaa GTTTTAGATGACACTGAAAGGGGTTCAGGAGGTTTTGGTTCCActggaaataattaa
- the DUT gene encoding deoxyuridine 5'-triphosphate nucleotidohydrolase, mitochondrial isoform X2, protein MTYLCPRPVLGYHFLPSLLRSVFNGARQARPRTEAAGPSWPDLFRGGFPAPNLRPISPLSQNRGLVRREAQVISPSKRARPAEKGGMRLRFVRLSEHATAPTKGSERAAGYDLYSAYDYTVPPMEKALVKTDIQIALPSGCYGRVAPRSGLAAKHFIDVGAGVIDEDYRGNVGVVLFNFGKEKFEVKKGDRIAQLICERIFYPEIEEVQVLDDTERGSGGFGSTGNN, encoded by the exons GCTCCGCTCTGTGTTTAACGGCGCGCGCCAGGCAAGACCGAGAACGGAGGCCGCAGGGCCCTCCTGGCCAG ATCTTTTCCGAGGAGGATTTCCAGCCCCAAATTTGAGACCGATCTCCCCTCTCAGCCAGAACCGTGGGCTCGTCCGGAGGG AGGCACAAGTCATCTCCCCCAGCAAACGGGCCCGGCCTGCGGAGAAGGGCGGCATGCGGCTCCGCTTTGTCCGGCTTTCGGAGCACGCCACCGCTCCGACCAAGGGGTCCGAGCGCGCCGCGGGCTATGACCTATACAG TGCCTATGATTACACAGTACCACCTATGGAGAAAGCCCTTGTGAAAACAGACATTCAGATAGCTCTTCCTTCTGGGTGCTATGGGAGAGTAG cTCCACGTTCTGGCTTGGCTGCAAAACACTTCATAGATGTAGGag ctggTGTCATAGATGAAGATTATAGAGGAAATGTTGGTGTTGTACTGTTTAATTTTGGCAAAGAAAAGTTCGAAG TCAAAAAGGGTGATCGCATTGCACAGCTCATTTGTGAACGGATATTTTACCCAGAAATAGAGGAAGTTCaa GTTTTAGATGACACTGAAAGGGGTTCAGGAGGTTTTGGTTCCActggaaataattaa
- the DUT gene encoding deoxyuridine 5'-triphosphate nucleotidohydrolase, mitochondrial isoform X1 → MGRANKQGPRKPLGFGRWGGVEGPQPQRRGSEFIRVPSWGTEVVFYFGVRARPEKLPLTLDPCTEFGKLEKAQYFLFPDLFRGGFPAPNLRPISPLSQNRGLVRREAQVISPSKRARPAEKGGMRLRFVRLSEHATAPTKGSERAAGYDLYSAYDYTVPPMEKALVKTDIQIALPSGCYGRVAPRSGLAAKHFIDVGAGVIDEDYRGNVGVVLFNFGKEKFEVKKGDRIAQLICERIFYPEIEEVQVLDDTERGSGGFGSTGNN, encoded by the exons ATGGGGCGGGCCAACAAGCAGGGCCCGAGGAAGCCCTTGGGCTTTGGGCGTTGGGGGGGAGTGGAGGGACCGCAGCCCCAGCGGCGCGGGAGCGAGTTCATTCGCGTCCCCTCATGGGGAACGGAAGTGGTTTTCTATTTTggggtgagggcaaggccagaGAAGCTGCCACTAACTTTGGATCCATGCACTGAGTTTGGAAAGCTTGAAAAGGCTCAGTACTTTCTGTTCCCAGATCTTTTCCGAGGAGGATTTCCAGCCCCAAATTTGAGACCGATCTCCCCTCTCAGCCAGAACCGTGGGCTCGTCCGGAGGG AGGCACAAGTCATCTCCCCCAGCAAACGGGCCCGGCCTGCGGAGAAGGGCGGCATGCGGCTCCGCTTTGTCCGGCTTTCGGAGCACGCCACCGCTCCGACCAAGGGGTCCGAGCGCGCCGCGGGCTATGACCTATACAG TGCCTATGATTACACAGTACCACCTATGGAGAAAGCCCTTGTGAAAACAGACATTCAGATAGCTCTTCCTTCTGGGTGCTATGGGAGAGTAG cTCCACGTTCTGGCTTGGCTGCAAAACACTTCATAGATGTAGGag ctggTGTCATAGATGAAGATTATAGAGGAAATGTTGGTGTTGTACTGTTTAATTTTGGCAAAGAAAAGTTCGAAG TCAAAAAGGGTGATCGCATTGCACAGCTCATTTGTGAACGGATATTTTACCCAGAAATAGAGGAAGTTCaa GTTTTAGATGACACTGAAAGGGGTTCAGGAGGTTTTGGTTCCActggaaataattaa